agaagaagtaCTCCCCCCCTCTAGGAATCACGCAGCAATGCAAATCCACATGGATGTTCTTATTCTTGCCATCACACAATCCCATCACAAACGGGTCTGGCCCATTTGGCTGACCACAGATTGGATCGGCTCCGGGTCCTGGATCACCGGTGATACGCTTTTTGCCTGAGGGGAAGGTGTTCTTGTTGCACCACTCTGGATGTAGTTGTCAGAGGACGTGTTCTATTATAACGTTTAGGAGTTGGATCAATGTGGATAGCTTACGCTCTTGGATCCTGCGGAATCCATTTGAAATATTGCTTTGATAGCAGACAAACAACATTCCACGATCTTCCTTCGTTGTTTGCTtgtcttgctcttcttttgtAACCTCCGGGCCATACGGTATGCCCCGCCGGATGATTGCACTGCTGAATTTGTCTGCCAGATCGCCACGTGGTCTAGCCTTGCGTATATGCGCAGCAAAAGGGCAATGCTCTTGGGTATTGGTTGGTAGGTAGTCAAAATTGTTATTTTCTGCCAGAGCGGGATCGTCTTTCCAGAGCGTGTGGCACAAGGGAGCTCCTACTTTCCTTCAGAACTTGTCACGGAATAGGAGGGAGGAGTTTTCCAAATACATACCACTTTTCCACCGGCCCATCAAGCGTGCAGAGAGCTGATCGGCGGTCAGGTCGTGCTTTGGGGCCGTTTCATTCAACCATCTAGGCACCAATGAGTTTGTGATAAGAAGATAGGGCAAGTATTGGAGACTTACTTGTTAAACTCCGGCACTAACTGTTGCAGCTTGCGGAATACCAGGAAGCTACCTTCCGTCGCCCAATCCGGCTGAGGCGAAGGGTCTTGGTCGGTGTTGGTGATAATATACCTGGTGGTGTGTAAGTATCCCCTCACACTCTGATACGGTTTGTGGAGAAAGCGGTCCCTACCCCGGTGGTACTGGAGGAGGTTCTTTATCCCCTGTGGGGGACGGGTCCAGCCCGACAAGCTGGGGCTGGGAGATATGTTCACGGTACCCAAAGCTACTATCGGTTAAGTCTGATCGCAATGCATTGCACTGGGAGTGGAGCTCCTTACTGTTCCTTATTGCTCTCCTGGCCCGGACGCTTATATCCAGTGATCGTGAAGCGGTCTTCGATGCTTGAATTGAACCAGAAAAAGCCGATAAAGTGAGACTTCACCTCATAGAGCTTCGCATAAGCGGTCCTCTCGGAATCTCCCGTGACCAGAATTATGCCATCGATGTCGTTATCCTTGAAGCCTTTCTCCCAGTCATCTGGATTATCCCGGCCTTCACCCCCAGCAGTCCCACCTTGCAGATCGGCAAGCATGCCGCCAAGAAAGGGACCAGCCTTCAAGCGGTCACTCTCGTTCTTCACCAGCTAGAGGCTGAGGTTAGCGATATCTCTCACGCCAGGATGGGACCCGGGGGTATAATCACTGGCTTACCTTCTTCAGGCCATTCGCGCTGAAGCCAATATTTACCCCAGCCAGTGGAATCGTTGCGGGGTGCGTAAGTCTGTCAGACACTGCAGCCTTGTGTTTCGCAATTTGGTCCCGAGATTTGAGGGCGCTATTTGCCGTAGTTATATGAGGAATCAGGTAGCGCAGATGGCGCCGGAAGCTGTCCGTCTTGGAAATCTTGAAAAAGTAGAACAATTCAAACTCCTTGGGCAAACCCGGCCTATGCAAGGTTAATATTGTTTCCCGAAGACAGACCGCTCCCTAGAGCACCCACCATATGTTGCCCTGCACGTTGTCCTTATTAACTCCAGTCGTCAGATTTTCCTCAGATGCCATATTGATAATGAGAATGTAGTAGTCCAGCAGGTAATACAATAGCCGCACGAGAGAATAATTGGCACACATGGAGCCCAGATAGAGCTGGCTTTATAGCTTAAATTGACCTTTCGAAGAGACGCCATTATCGGAACACTGAATGAAAATCTTCAACACCAGTTCCGCGCAATGCCGGACTGAACAGACAGCAATACTGGGGTATGCAACACCATGGTTTGATGGCACGCCATTGCGTGTATGACTCCGATCGGAACTGGATGGGAAACCTTAAGAGGTTGTAAGGTAAAGATACCAAATTGACTAATGTTGCATCCTTATGTGACAAACTCATCTTTGATTTGGTTGGTAGTCTCGGGTAACCGACCAAATATTGAGCCCGGAGTCAAGAAGCGGTTGACGCGATGGTCTAGAAGGACCGGATCTGTATGTCCAAGTGAAGTAACaccctttttctttctggcttCTGGCTAGCTTTGATCAAAGGCTTGGGTTGTAACGAGGGTTTCAACTTTACCTACACGGACTGGCGTCGGGGACAGAGAAACGGATATGCCGCTTGCAGAACATTAATTGACGCAATATATCGGATTAATAACCAGTCCACCTATGCCCACCGATTAAACTCATATGTTTTGGGAAATGAGGTCATCACTTCGAACTGCTAATAGAGCCCTGTACAACGTTTGTGGAATGATGGAGACAGCTCATGTCAGCTCATCTTGCAGGAAGCGACTGCAAGACGCTATGTGGGAACAGCCACTCTTCCTAATGTCCCGAGGAGACAGGTAGTTCGCATCCTTCTCTACTAATCAGGTACAGTTGGGTACAGCTCCTGGTAAATCATAACGCGACGAGGCTAGGATAACAAACGATGATGGTCAACGCCCTTACTTGGACATAGTTTATCTCTTTTTGAATGCCGTGGAGCGAAAGACTCGACCAGCCTACAAAGCACAACAGGAATGAGGATTGAATGGGGGTGACTACCTATCTGAGGGCTCAggaattttaatattagtttttgGTGACACATAGCTCTACCCCAGATACGGAATTACATGGGTAGTTGAGAGGAGGCATGCCAGATTGAAAAGGTTTGGTTGTATAGCACAACATTCTATTTCCGACAATTTAGTCCATATGTCAATATCCCGCAATTCAGCATTTCTCTCGTCATTCCACTGCTACGCTTGTAATGCAGATCCCTCTAGACCTCGCTAGCCCATACAAGGGTCCTAGGATGTTATCACTTGCTGCCGTCTCTAAGATAAAGGTTTTCTCGAACACAACTGTATACGTGTCCCTAACCCGACCTGCTGAGAAGGGATGTATCTTGAGGACAGCGTGTGAGAACATCGATCGGTAGGGAGAGAATTACTTATTGGCGGCTTTGACTTGATTCCTCTTAGCATGCCATCCTGATCGCCAGCCGCTCGTAAGACTAGGGCGGTGACAGGGACTAGACCGTGCATTCCTTATGGCGAGTGTCACTGTCTTTTAGTGGATGTTGGGATATGCGGCATGTGTCACACTGTGTGGGACACGGGAAATCCCTTCATTCCTGAACACCAGGCATTCTATTGCTTGATTGAATACAGATACTTGGAATTGGTTGCTCGAGTTTCCAATAACCATGatgaagtatatatatcaatttAGCCTCCACCCAGGGACATTACGGGTTGGGATAACATCTTTATTCTTACTCTGAACCGTCTGCAAAGGGGCGATGAAGCAGAAGCCAAGAATGGGTCTCAAGTGGGCATCGGTATTGTTGCTCATCGGTTTATCCAAAGCAGAGAAAAGCATCGTGCACGGGTCCCTCATATCTGCCGTAGCACAGGGGGCGTCTCTGGGTATTGAAGGTAGTGGTGCCCCCGTCGATACCGGAGGAGAGAATACAGGCTTGTATCAGTCTCCACCTTACAACAGCGCGCGGATCGACCGTAGCAGCTGGATAGCAACATGCGACAGCGAGCTGGTCGGACATGAATGTATCAATGCGATCGACGGCGACAATAGCACGTACTGGCACAGCGGTGACGACACCAACGGTATTGCGTCCCTTCCTCACAATATCACTATCAATCTCGGGACAGTACAGAATGTGAGCGGGATTGCCGTGTGGCCAAGAGCCGTGGAAGATGGTTGGATTGGGACACATGATGTTTCCCTTAGCACTGATGGGGTAACCTGGGGAGATCCAGTCGCACATGGGGCATGGTGGCCTGATTCGACCGTGAAGCTGGCTGTGTTTGAGCCTAAAGCGGTGCAGTATGTGAGGCTCATTGCGCGTTCCTCGTTCAATGGAGACAATGCAACTAGTATTGCAGACCTACAAATCTGGTCGGCGAACAGCATTCCCACAGCGCCACAGGGAAAACGCCTCAGTGAAGTTGGCGCCTGGGGGCCAACGATCGACTTCCCTCTCGTCCCAGCCTCTGCGGCCATCGAGCCCAGTTCCGGGAAGGTGCTCGTCTGGTCTTCATATCGAAAGAACCAGTATGGGGGTACCAGTGGTGGCTTAACGCAAACTGCCACGTGGGATCCGAATACGGGCGTTGTCTCACGGCGCGAAGTCTCCGATACCGAGCATGATATGTTCTGTTCTGGTATCTCCATGGATGTCAATGGGCGCGTGATTGTCACTGGAGGAAATGATGACACCATGACGAGTATCTACGACTCTTTCAGCGACAGCTGGATCGCTGGAGCACCGATGAACGTCGAACGTGGCTACCAGGCTTCCACCATCCTGTCCGACGGAAATATGTTTGTTCTGGGCGGTTCGTGGAACGGGCCGCAGCTTCAGAACAAGAACAGTGAGGTGTATAATGTCACGGCAGACACCTGGACTCAGTTGCCGAACGCCGGCTCACAGCCCATGTTAACCCATGACAACCTGGGTCCCTATCATGCAGACAACCATGGCTGGATTTTCGGTTGGAAGAACCTCTCGATCTTCCATGCCGGGCCGAGCCAGGCCATGCACTGGTACTTCGCCCAGGGCGTAGGGAATGTGACGAATGCAGGCAATCGAAGCACGGACTACGATCAGATGTCCGGCAATGCGGTCATGTTTGACGCCACCGGTGGGAGAATCCTCACTTTTGGAGGTTCCCCAAACTATGAGGATTCGGATGCTACAAAGAATGCAACTCTCATAACGATAGGGGACCCTAACACCCCGCCGGTGACTGTGAAAGCAGGTGGTGACATGGGATACGCGCGGACGTTCCATACTTCGGTTGTCTTGCCCGATGGAAGTGTTTTTATCACCGGTGGCCAGGCACATGGCCTGCCCTTTAACGAGGACACGGCTCAATTGACGCCAGAGCGATACATCCCTGAGGAGGACAGATTCGTCGAACACTTTCCGAACAATATCGTCCGAGTTTACCACAGCTggtcccttcttctccctgaCGCGACGGTGATTAATGGTGGCGGTGGATTGTGTGCCAACTGCACCGCCAACCACTATGATGCCCAGATCTATACTCCGCCATATTTGTTTGACGCGGATGGAAACCGTGCCCCACGGCCTCACATCGAGACGGTGGCCCCAGCCAGCCTTCGGTATGGCGGTCAAATTACTATCACTGCCGATTCCCCTATCAGTAACGCCTCCCTGATCCGCTACGGCACCACAACACACACAGTGAACACCGACCAGCGTCGCATCGAACTAGTGCTCGAAGATGCCGGGACCAACATGTACACAGCAGACATCCCCAATGATCCTGGCGTTGCTCTTCCTGGATACTACATGCTGTTCGTCATGAACGCAAACGGAGTGCCTAGCGTATCGAAAAACGTCCAAATTACTCTGTGAGAAGCCGCGAGACAACGAGATGGTCCAGACTGAAACGGATCAGAAACCGCAGATTCAGCGACTACGCAGATGATTCACGACCGGGG
This Aspergillus flavus chromosome 1, complete sequence DNA region includes the following protein-coding sequences:
- a CDS encoding dyp-type peroxidase family protein (unnamed protein product) — its product is MCANYSLVRLLYYLLDYYILIINMASEENLTTGVNKDNVQGNIWPGLPKEFELFYFFKISKTDSFRRHLRYLIPHITTANSALKSRDQIAKHKAAVSDRLTHPATIPLAGVNIGFSANGLKKLVKNESDRLKAGPFLGGMLADLQGGTAGGEGRDNPDDWEKGFKDNDIDGIILVTGDSERTAYAKLYEVKSHFIGFFWFNSSIEDRFTITGYKRPGQESNKEHFGYREHISQPQLVGLDPSPTGDKEPPPVPPGYIITNTDQDPSPQPDWATEGSFLVFRKLQQLVPEFNKWLNETAPKHDLTADQLSARLMGRWKSGAPLCHTLWKDDPALAENNNFDYLPTNTQEHCPFAAHIRKARPRGDLADKFSSAIIRRGIPYGPEVTKEEQDKQTTKEDRGMLFVCYQSNISNGFRRIQEQWCNKNTFPSGKKRITGDPGPGADPICGQPNGPDPFVMGLCDGKNKNIHVDLHCCVIPRGGEYFFSPSIAALKNISNGST
- a CDS encoding galactose oxidase; its protein translation is MKQKPRMGLKWASVLLLIGLSKAEKSIVHGSLISAVAQGASLGIEGSGAPVDTGGENTGLYQSPPYNSARIDRSSWIATCDSELVGHECINAIDGDNSTYWHSGDDTNGIASLPHNITINLGTVQNVSGIAVWPRAVEDGWIGTHDVSLSTDGVTWGDPVAHGAWWPDSTVKLAVFEPKAVQYVRLIARSSFNGDNATSIADLQIWSANSIPTAPQGKRLSEVGAWGPTIDFPLVPASAAIEPSSGKVLVWSSYRKNQYGGTSGGLTQTATWDPNTGVVSRREVSDTEHDMFCSGISMDVNGRVIVTGGNDDTMTSIYDSFSDSWIAGAPMNVERGYQASTILSDGNMFVLGGSWNGPQLQNKNSEVYNVTADTWTQLPNAGSQPMLTHDNLGPYHADNHGWIFGWKNLSIFHAGPSQAMHWYFAQGVGNVTNAGNRSTDYDQMSGNAVMFDATGGRILTFGGSPNYEDSDATKNATLITIGDPNTPPVTVKAGGDMGYARTFHTSVVLPDGSVFITGGQAHGLPFNEDTAQLTPERYIPEEDRFVEHFPNNIVRVYHSWSLLLPDATVINGGGGLCANCTANHYDAQIYTPPYLFDADGNRAPRPHIETVAPASLRYGGQITITADSPISNASLIRYGTTTHTVNTDQRRIELVLEDAGTNMYTADIPNDPGVALPGYYMLFVMNANGVPSVSKNVQITL